Proteins found in one Balaenoptera musculus isolate JJ_BM4_2016_0621 chromosome 4, mBalMus1.pri.v3, whole genome shotgun sequence genomic segment:
- the ACTL6A gene encoding actin-like protein 6A isoform X2 has protein sequence MSGGVYGGDEVGALVFDIGSYTVRAGYAGEDCPKVDFPTAIGMVVERDDGSTLMEIDGDKGKQGGPTYYIDTNALRVPRENTEAISPLKNGMVEDWDSFQAILDHTYKMHVKSEASLHPVLMSEAPWNTRAKREKLTELMFEHYNIPAFFLCKTAVLTAFANGRSTGLILDSGATHTTAIPVHDGYVLQQGIVKSPLAGDFITMQCRELFQEMNIELIPPYMIASKEAVREGSPANWKRKEKLPQVTRSWHNYMCNCVIQDFQASVLQVSDSTYDEQVAAQMPTVHYEFPNGYNCDFGAERLKIPEGLFDPSNVKGLSGNTMLGVSHVVTTSVGMCDIDIRPGLYGSVIVAGGNTLIQSFTDRLNRELSQKTPPSMRLKLIANNTTVERRFSSWIGGSILASLGTFQQMWISKQEYEEGGKQCVERKCP, from the exons atGAAGTTGGAGCCCTTGTTTTTGACATTGGATCCTATACTGTGAGAGCTGGGTATGCTGGTGAGGACTGTCCCAAG GTGGATTTCCCTACCGCTATTGGTATGGTGGTAGAAAGAGATGATGGAAGTACATTGATGGAAATAGATGGTGATAAAGGCAAACAAGGTGGTCCCACCTATTACATAGATACTAATGCCCTGCGTGTTCCGAGGGAGAATACAGAGGCCATTTCACCACTGAAAAATGGGATGG TTGAAGATTGGGATAGTTTCCAGGCTATTTTGGATCATACCTACAAAATGCATGTCAAATCAGAAGCCAGCCTGCATCCTGTTCTCATGTCAGAAGCACCG TGGAATACCAgagcaaagagagagaaactgacagAGTTAATGTTTGAACACTACAACATCCCTGCATTCTTCCTTTGCAAAACTGCCGTTTTGACAGC ATTTGCTAATGGTCGTTCTACTGGGCTTATCTTGGACAGTGGAGCCACTCATACCACTGCAATTCCAGTTCACGATGGCTATGTCCTTCAGCAAG GCATTGTAAAATCCCCTCTTGCTGGAGACTTTATTACTATGCAGTGCAGAGAACTCTTCCAAGAAATGAATATAGAACTGATTCCTCCATATATGATTGCATCAAAA GAAGCTGTTCGTGAAGGATCTCCagcaaactggaaaagaaaagagaagttgCCACAGGTTACAAGGTCTTGGCACAATTACATGTGTAAC tGTGTTATCCAGGATTTTCAAGCCTCAGTACTTCAAGTATCAGATTCAACTTACGATGAACA AGTAGCCGCACAGATGCCAACTGTTCATTATGAATTCCCCAACGGCTACAACTGTGATTTTGGAGCAGAACGGTTAAAGATTCCTGAAGGATTATTTGACCCTTCCAATGTAAAG gGGTTATCAGGAAATACAATGCTGGGCGTCAGTCATGTTGTCACTACAAGTGTTGGAATGTGCGACATTGATATCAGACCA GGTCTCTATGGCAGCGTTATAGTGGCAGGAGGAAACACGCTAATTCAGAGCTTTACCGACAGGTTGAATCGAGAACTCTCTCAGAAAACACCCCCa AGTATGCGGTTGAAACTGATTGCAAATAATACAACAGTGGAACGGAGGTTTAGTTCATGGATCGGTGGTTCCATTCTAGCTTCTTTG GGCACCTTTCAGCAGATGTGGATTTCCAAACAGGAATATGAAGAAGGAGGGAAGCAGTGTGTAGAAAGGAAATGCCCTTGA
- the ACTL6A gene encoding actin-like protein 6A isoform X1 → MHILHMRKVRQRDEVGALVFDIGSYTVRAGYAGEDCPKVDFPTAIGMVVERDDGSTLMEIDGDKGKQGGPTYYIDTNALRVPRENTEAISPLKNGMVEDWDSFQAILDHTYKMHVKSEASLHPVLMSEAPWNTRAKREKLTELMFEHYNIPAFFLCKTAVLTAFANGRSTGLILDSGATHTTAIPVHDGYVLQQGIVKSPLAGDFITMQCRELFQEMNIELIPPYMIASKEAVREGSPANWKRKEKLPQVTRSWHNYMCNCVIQDFQASVLQVSDSTYDEQVAAQMPTVHYEFPNGYNCDFGAERLKIPEGLFDPSNVKGLSGNTMLGVSHVVTTSVGMCDIDIRPGLYGSVIVAGGNTLIQSFTDRLNRELSQKTPPSMRLKLIANNTTVERRFSSWIGGSILASLGTFQQMWISKQEYEEGGKQCVERKCP, encoded by the exons ATgcacattttacacatgaggaaagtgaggcagagaG atGAAGTTGGAGCCCTTGTTTTTGACATTGGATCCTATACTGTGAGAGCTGGGTATGCTGGTGAGGACTGTCCCAAG GTGGATTTCCCTACCGCTATTGGTATGGTGGTAGAAAGAGATGATGGAAGTACATTGATGGAAATAGATGGTGATAAAGGCAAACAAGGTGGTCCCACCTATTACATAGATACTAATGCCCTGCGTGTTCCGAGGGAGAATACAGAGGCCATTTCACCACTGAAAAATGGGATGG TTGAAGATTGGGATAGTTTCCAGGCTATTTTGGATCATACCTACAAAATGCATGTCAAATCAGAAGCCAGCCTGCATCCTGTTCTCATGTCAGAAGCACCG TGGAATACCAgagcaaagagagagaaactgacagAGTTAATGTTTGAACACTACAACATCCCTGCATTCTTCCTTTGCAAAACTGCCGTTTTGACAGC ATTTGCTAATGGTCGTTCTACTGGGCTTATCTTGGACAGTGGAGCCACTCATACCACTGCAATTCCAGTTCACGATGGCTATGTCCTTCAGCAAG GCATTGTAAAATCCCCTCTTGCTGGAGACTTTATTACTATGCAGTGCAGAGAACTCTTCCAAGAAATGAATATAGAACTGATTCCTCCATATATGATTGCATCAAAA GAAGCTGTTCGTGAAGGATCTCCagcaaactggaaaagaaaagagaagttgCCACAGGTTACAAGGTCTTGGCACAATTACATGTGTAAC tGTGTTATCCAGGATTTTCAAGCCTCAGTACTTCAAGTATCAGATTCAACTTACGATGAACA AGTAGCCGCACAGATGCCAACTGTTCATTATGAATTCCCCAACGGCTACAACTGTGATTTTGGAGCAGAACGGTTAAAGATTCCTGAAGGATTATTTGACCCTTCCAATGTAAAG gGGTTATCAGGAAATACAATGCTGGGCGTCAGTCATGTTGTCACTACAAGTGTTGGAATGTGCGACATTGATATCAGACCA GGTCTCTATGGCAGCGTTATAGTGGCAGGAGGAAACACGCTAATTCAGAGCTTTACCGACAGGTTGAATCGAGAACTCTCTCAGAAAACACCCCCa AGTATGCGGTTGAAACTGATTGCAAATAATACAACAGTGGAACGGAGGTTTAGTTCATGGATCGGTGGTTCCATTCTAGCTTCTTTG GGCACCTTTCAGCAGATGTGGATTTCCAAACAGGAATATGAAGAAGGAGGGAAGCAGTGTGTAGAAAGGAAATGCCCTTGA